One genomic segment of Rivularia sp. PCC 7116 includes these proteins:
- a CDS encoding TonB-dependent receptor, which produces MKQFFYTLVTSVFCFVLAQPSFAQENLTDKQINLDLQENLVSTKTDKLSSNASQVGITDLEAALSEPFADSNSNLFNLDFITEADIEPTVTAQILPQELQYLPLNSTLISDEEIKEILIKYLENIAKKLAKYNYSPKYERGNELGNHIVMQGLINPKFLTPQDRVAFYIDDIPVDYNNLFILSSTELDRIQVSRIPQSSVVGKNSSAGVVNAISRQASSEPEVLFGASYGSYNSRELQFSLNDALIEDKLALRIAGVYKGRDGFIENIATDDKIGEKAQFAARGQLLWTPTSDWKISFNSYNSFINDGNPPFNKLNSSEPFEVDLDTEGYNKYNTNTQALKVGYQGKGFRATSITARRFSQQEFIFPSSRGATQTIDDLSLKLWTQELRLQSPETADNFQWLLGAYYESQDYTVDDARVDIPRLPKVRRFGDDSRQTYAVFGQVDYKPIEPLTLSAGLRYESSNVSLDSSYDLVNSDGSLSPIRPDVEDAKLSDNELIPSFGLKYQFSPNLIGYANISKGYKPGGLNYGADTEDTLEFQEEKTWSYVVGLQSIWLNGYLLAGLSFFHKDINDYQVLQFDENGVLGDINNIGLKATGVQFELQAKPAPGLDLIASIGYADGKYDNYINTETGIDLSDNQVPFLPQLTYNLAAQYRTNGGLYARAELRGYGLTYFDDDNTIKQEPYALVNARIGYEAEKYGIYLYANNLFDTRYLTSGYIFPVPDGTAEFGNPAMYGIQFKAKF; this is translated from the coding sequence ATGAAACAGTTTTTTTACACACTCGTCACAAGTGTATTTTGTTTCGTACTAGCTCAACCTAGTTTTGCTCAAGAGAATCTTACAGATAAACAAATTAATCTCGATCTACAAGAAAATTTAGTTTCTACGAAAACTGATAAATTAAGTTCAAATGCTTCTCAAGTAGGTATCACTGATTTAGAAGCAGCACTAAGCGAACCGTTCGCAGACAGTAATAGTAATTTATTTAACTTAGATTTCATCACCGAAGCAGACATTGAACCTACCGTTACGGCACAAATACTACCTCAAGAGTTGCAATATTTACCTTTAAATTCAACCTTGATTTCCGATGAGGAAATCAAAGAGATTTTAATTAAGTATTTAGAAAATATTGCTAAAAAACTCGCTAAATATAACTATTCGCCGAAGTACGAGCGGGGTAATGAATTAGGTAATCACATTGTTATGCAGGGATTGATTAACCCTAAATTTCTTACCCCTCAAGACAGAGTAGCCTTTTATATAGATGATATTCCAGTTGACTATAACAACCTCTTTATTCTCTCTTCTACTGAATTGGACAGAATACAAGTATCGAGAATCCCTCAAAGTAGTGTAGTTGGTAAAAATAGTTCTGCTGGCGTAGTTAACGCTATTTCTCGTCAAGCAAGTTCAGAACCGGAAGTCCTATTTGGCGCAAGTTATGGTAGTTATAATAGCCGGGAGCTGCAATTTTCTCTCAATGATGCTTTGATTGAAGATAAACTAGCTTTACGAATTGCTGGAGTTTACAAAGGGCGAGACGGATTTATTGAAAATATCGCTACAGATGACAAAATAGGCGAAAAAGCGCAATTTGCAGCCCGAGGACAACTTTTATGGACACCTACATCAGATTGGAAAATATCTTTTAATAGCTACAACAGCTTTATAAACGACGGCAATCCCCCTTTCAATAAACTTAATTCTTCCGAACCATTCGAGGTTGATTTAGATACAGAAGGTTACAACAAGTACAACACAAATACTCAAGCTTTGAAAGTTGGTTATCAGGGTAAAGGTTTTCGAGCAACATCAATTACAGCCCGTCGTTTTAGCCAGCAAGAATTTATTTTTCCCTCAAGTAGGGGAGCCACGCAGACTATTGATGATTTGAGCTTAAAATTATGGACGCAGGAATTACGCTTGCAATCTCCCGAAACTGCTGATAATTTCCAATGGTTATTAGGTGCTTACTACGAGTCTCAAGATTATACAGTTGACGATGCTAGAGTTGACATTCCTCGATTGCCAAAAGTTCGACGATTCGGGGACGATTCTCGCCAAACCTATGCGGTATTTGGGCAAGTAGATTACAAACCTATCGAGCCATTAACCCTATCTGCTGGTTTGCGATACGAATCTAGCAATGTATCTTTGGATAGTAGTTACGATCTAGTCAATTCTGACGGTAGTTTGAGTCCAATTCGTCCAGATGTTGAAGATGCAAAACTCAGCGATAATGAATTGATTCCCAGCTTCGGTTTGAAATATCAATTCAGTCCTAACTTAATCGGATACGCTAATATTTCCAAAGGTTATAAACCGGGTGGATTAAATTATGGTGCCGATACAGAAGATACCTTAGAATTTCAAGAAGAAAAAACCTGGAGTTACGTAGTAGGTTTACAATCAATTTGGCTGAATGGTTATTTGCTTGCTGGATTGTCATTCTTCCACAAAGATATCAATGACTATCAAGTATTGCAGTTTGATGAAAACGGAGTATTAGGTGATATAAATAATATCGGTTTAAAAGCTACTGGAGTCCAATTTGAACTGCAAGCAAAACCAGCACCAGGACTTGATTTAATCGCATCAATTGGTTATGCAGACGGTAAATACGACAACTATATAAATACTGAAACTGGTATAGATTTGAGCGATAATCAAGTTCCTTTTCTACCGCAATTAACCTATAATTTAGCCGCTCAATATCGTACTAACGGAGGTTTATACGCACGTGCAGAATTGCGCGGTTATGGTCTAACTTATTTTGATGATGATAATACAATCAAGCAAGAACCATACGCTCTTGTAAATGCTCGTATTGGCTATGAAGCTGAAAAATATGGTATTTATTTATATGCAAATAACTTGTTTGATACTCGCTACCTGACTTCGGGATATATATTTCCCGTACCAGATGGAACCGCAGAATTTGGAAACCCCGCCATGTATGGTATACAATTCAAAGCGAAATTCTAG
- a CDS encoding TonB-dependent receptor domain-containing protein has protein sequence MKFWYAGILGIFYLALSQPALAAEKQTKIDIDKDKASVEEKTDKSTSNILQLGEIQFPKTSASYLLTQENTTPAIVQISGVRLRKTETGLEVVLETPQGDLLSPTTRIEGNTLIADIPNAVLIPDGGFRENNPVEGIASVTVTQLDDKVQVQITGVENAPTVNIASGYRKLIFSLDAAPRADIELTVTAQKRPEEEQEIPLSLTVIRQQEIEDARIDSFQDIAEYTPNFSFAPTSGGGTEFSNYSLRGINNANFLTAQDSVAFYIDDVPVDYNGFLDLAFTDLERIEVLSGPQSTLYGKNSSAGVVNVISRQATFEPEVTLGFAYGRFNQREVQFSINDGLVEDKLALRIAGAYRGQDGFIENLATGEKIGERARFAGRGQLLWTPNLDWTVSFNSYNSFTDDGNPTYNTLNPEDPFEVNLETEGFNKLSTNTQAVKVGYNGEGFRATSITARRYSRQENVVPGNGGGLQIIDDVNSTTWTQELRFQSPETAERLQWLLGGYYESRDFTVDDAQSEFPGFGRFRRFGDDSRTTYAVFGQVDYKPIEPLTVFAGLRYETSDASSRSTSESAPFGGAFTPSRPEFDEEVSNDELIPRFGLKYQLNSNLLAYTTIAKGYRPGGLNYRADTEDTLIFGEEKTWSYEAGLKSSWLNNRLIANLSVFHNDVNDYQVLQFDESGFFGSVSNIDLRATGVEFELKAKPAKGLDLIASVGYVDSEYKNYLNSDTGVDLSDNQVPFVPQFTYNLAAQYRSQGGLYARAGLTGYGITYFDDENQIKQEPYVLVNARIGYEADKYGIYLYANNLFDTRYITSGFLFPVPDGTAGFGDPVTYGVQFKATL, from the coding sequence TTGAAATTTTGGTACGCAGGAATATTAGGTATATTTTATTTGGCGCTATCTCAACCGGCTTTAGCAGCAGAAAAGCAGACAAAGATAGACATCGATAAAGATAAAGCTTCGGTTGAAGAAAAAACTGATAAATCAACTTCAAATATTCTTCAATTAGGTGAAATTCAATTTCCAAAAACCAGCGCTTCTTATCTGCTGACACAGGAAAATACAACTCCTGCAATTGTGCAGATAAGTGGTGTACGTTTGCGAAAAACAGAAACTGGTTTAGAAGTCGTTTTAGAAACTCCCCAAGGAGATTTATTATCACCGACGACAAGAATAGAAGGTAACACTTTAATTGCAGATATTCCCAATGCGGTATTGATACCCGATGGCGGATTTAGAGAAAATAATCCTGTAGAAGGGATTGCTTCAGTAACCGTGACGCAGTTAGATGATAAAGTACAGGTACAAATAACTGGAGTGGAAAATGCTCCAACTGTAAACATAGCTTCAGGCTATCGCAAATTAATTTTCAGCTTAGATGCTGCTCCCAGAGCGGATATCGAACTTACAGTTACAGCACAAAAACGTCCCGAAGAGGAGCAAGAAATTCCTTTGAGTTTGACGGTGATTCGACAGCAAGAAATCGAAGACGCTCGAATCGATTCTTTTCAAGATATTGCAGAATATACCCCCAACTTTAGCTTTGCTCCCACATCTGGTGGTGGTACTGAATTTAGTAACTACAGTCTGCGGGGAATTAACAATGCTAATTTTCTTACCGCTCAAGATAGTGTAGCCTTCTATATAGATGATGTTCCGGTTGATTATAACGGCTTTCTAGACTTGGCTTTTACCGATTTGGAAAGGATAGAAGTACTAAGCGGACCTCAAAGTACTCTTTACGGTAAAAATAGTTCGGCTGGTGTAGTTAATGTAATTTCTCGTCAAGCAACTTTTGAACCAGAAGTCACCTTGGGTTTTGCTTACGGTAGATTTAACCAGAGGGAGGTGCAATTTTCTATTAACGATGGTTTGGTTGAGGATAAATTAGCCTTGCGAATCGCTGGAGCTTATAGGGGGCAAGATGGATTTATTGAAAATCTTGCTACAGGTGAAAAAATAGGTGAAAGAGCGCGATTTGCAGGCAGAGGGCAATTGTTATGGACACCTAACTTAGATTGGACTGTATCTTTTAATAGCTACAATAGCTTTACGGATGATGGCAATCCGACTTATAACACACTTAATCCTGAAGACCCTTTTGAGGTTAATTTAGAGACTGAAGGTTTTAATAAGCTTAGTACAAATACTCAAGCTGTAAAAGTTGGTTATAACGGTGAGGGTTTCCGAGCAACTTCAATTACAGCCCGTCGTTATAGCCGTCAGGAAAACGTTGTTCCTGGAAATGGCGGAGGATTACAGATTATTGATGATGTTAATTCAACAACATGGACGCAGGAATTACGCTTCCAATCTCCGGAAACAGCCGAGCGTTTGCAATGGTTATTAGGTGGTTACTACGAATCTCGCGACTTTACAGTTGATGACGCTCAAAGCGAATTCCCCGGATTTGGGAGATTTCGCCGTTTCGGAGACGATTCTCGGACAACTTATGCCGTATTTGGACAAGTTGATTACAAACCTATCGAACCATTAACCGTATTTGCTGGTTTGCGTTACGAAACTTCCGATGCATCTTCAAGGAGTACTTCTGAATCCGCACCTTTTGGTGGTGCTTTTACTCCAAGTCGTCCAGAATTCGATGAAGAAGTCAGTAACGATGAATTGATTCCTCGCTTTGGTTTGAAATATCAACTTAATTCCAATTTATTGGCTTATACAACTATAGCGAAAGGTTATAGACCTGGTGGATTGAATTACCGTGCTGATACTGAAGATACATTGATATTTGGAGAAGAAAAAACCTGGAGTTACGAAGCTGGTTTAAAATCTTCTTGGTTGAATAATCGTTTGATTGCTAACTTGTCAGTATTTCATAACGATGTAAATGACTATCAAGTATTGCAATTTGACGAAAGTGGATTTTTTGGAAGTGTTAGCAACATCGATTTAAGAGCCACTGGAGTTGAATTTGAATTAAAAGCAAAACCAGCTAAAGGATTAGATTTAATTGCATCAGTTGGTTATGTAGATAGTGAATACAAAAACTATTTAAACTCAGATACCGGAGTGGATTTAAGCGACAATCAAGTTCCTTTTGTACCGCAATTTACTTATAATTTAGCCGCACAATATCGCAGCCAAGGAGGTTTATATGCTCGTGCGGGATTGACGGGTTATGGTATTACTTATTTTGATGACGAAAATCAAATCAAGCAAGAACCTTATGTACTTGTAAATGCTCGTATCGGTTACGAAGCCGATAAATATGGCATTTATTTATATGCAAATAACTTGTTTGATACTCGCTATATTACCTCTGGTTTCTTATTCCCAGTACCAGACGGTACCGCAGGATTTGGAGATCCGGTTACATACGGAGTTCAATTTAAAGCGACATTGTGA
- a CDS encoding MFS transporter: MLSKLILLAALYTAQFIPTTFFIQTVPIFMRQQNMSLDAIGFLSFLILPSALKFLWSPFIDRYRIPKLGHYRGWIIVFQILLAIVTFGCAFIDIENNFNTLIICMFCAFLFSSSQDIATDAIAVNLLEPNERGIGNAIQSGGNIFGAIIGGGGVLILLDRVGWKYSLIIISLVMLITLIPVLLYSEVVNRKPKKSNFFKSYFQPFINFLSRPKALPWLLVLVLYMGGEMMSGTMLRPLFVDRGLSLSEIGVMLGIFSYSVRIISALIAGVLITKLGRINSLILFGLAASIATLLYIIPASGVSNLPILYAVTITVNALQGMAYTALLSAMMDKCVTPEVSSSAYRHTAATDYTLQVSVVSIGGVAASMLSGTIASATGYTGMFIISAAVSILSVLVIFQFFRRVAVEAR; this comes from the coding sequence ATGCTTTCTAAACTAATCCTTCTAGCTGCACTTTATACCGCTCAATTCATACCTACAACCTTTTTTATTCAAACCGTACCTATTTTTATGCGGCAACAAAATATGTCGCTGGATGCTATCGGTTTTTTGAGTTTTCTGATTCTTCCTTCAGCTTTAAAATTTCTTTGGTCCCCATTTATAGATCGTTACCGTATACCCAAGTTGGGACATTATCGCGGCTGGATTATTGTATTCCAAATATTGTTAGCAATTGTCACATTTGGATGTGCATTTATTGATATTGAAAATAACTTCAATACCTTAATTATTTGTATGTTCTGCGCTTTTTTGTTTTCCTCCAGTCAAGATATTGCCACAGATGCTATAGCAGTTAATTTACTCGAACCAAACGAACGCGGAATTGGTAACGCAATTCAATCAGGAGGAAATATTTTTGGTGCAATTATTGGTGGTGGTGGAGTATTGATTTTATTGGATAGAGTCGGTTGGAAATACAGTTTAATCATCATCTCTTTGGTTATGTTAATAACTTTAATTCCCGTACTTTTATATTCAGAAGTAGTAAATCGCAAACCAAAAAAATCAAACTTTTTTAAATCTTATTTTCAACCTTTTATTAATTTTTTATCTCGTCCCAAAGCATTACCTTGGCTTTTAGTTTTAGTGCTATATATGGGAGGAGAAATGATGTCTGGTACAATGTTGCGTCCGCTTTTTGTAGATAGAGGATTATCGCTGTCAGAAATTGGCGTAATGTTAGGAATTTTTAGCTATAGCGTTCGTATTATCAGCGCTTTAATTGCAGGAGTTTTGATTACTAAATTAGGAAGAATAAATTCGTTAATTTTATTTGGATTGGCAGCCAGTATTGCAACGCTTTTGTATATAATACCTGCAAGCGGTGTCAGTAATTTACCTATCTTGTACGCAGTAACGATTACCGTCAATGCATTGCAAGGTATGGCATACACAGCTTTACTCAGCGCCATGATGGATAAATGCGTTACACCGGAGGTGTCAAGCTCTGCTTATCGCCATACAGCCGCGACTGATTATACGCTACAAGTTTCCGTAGTATCTATCGGTGGAGTTGCTGCTTCAATGCTTAGTGGTACAATCGCCAGCGCTACTGGATATACAGGTATGTTTATTATCAGTGCTGCGGTATCTATATTAAGCGTATTAGTAATTTTTCAATTCTTTCGTAGAGTAGCTGTTGAAGCTAGATAA
- a CDS encoding Uma2 family endonuclease, with protein sequence MTQTTTKTIYSFEEYLTYDDGTDNRYELIDGKLELMNPPTFRHLLISKFIEKNFDEQIKNQKLPWMCFREAGIRTGWRKSRLSDVYVVTSEQVMEFLDESAVCQSPPLVVVEVVSPESVKRDYRYKRSEYAALEIPEYWIVDPIESNITVLLWEEGLYEDTEFTGNKKIVSRTFPELDLTVE encoded by the coding sequence ATGACTCAAACTACAACAAAAACTATATATTCATTTGAAGAATATCTTACCTACGATGACGGTACAGATAACCGCTACGAATTGATTGATGGAAAACTTGAGTTAATGAATCCTCCAACTTTTAGACATCTACTAATATCGAAATTTATCGAAAAAAACTTTGATGAACAAATTAAAAATCAAAAGTTACCTTGGATGTGTTTTAGAGAAGCGGGAATTAGAACTGGTTGGAGAAAATCGCGTTTATCTGATGTTTATGTTGTAACATCAGAACAGGTTATGGAATTCTTGGATGAATCTGCTGTATGTCAGTCTCCGCCTTTAGTTGTTGTAGAAGTAGTTAGCCCCGAATCGGTAAAGCGTGACTATCGTTATAAACGTTCTGAATATGCTGCTTTAGAAATACCTGAATACTGGATTGTAGATCCAATTGAATCAAACATTACGGTTTTATTATGGGAAGAAGGTTTATACGAAGATACAGAATTTACTGGAAATAAAAAAATTGTTTCTCGTACTTTTCCCGAATTAGATTTAACCGTAGAGTAA
- a CDS encoding AAA family ATPase, translating to MAEKNKTAEAQSTQSKKEKVSKETSLLREHAEHQFAQELEELGKVDKRQRPPNWKLSPWAVMTYLMGGKLDSGFEVSPKYIGDRRVIEIAIATLTTDRGLLLIGVPGTAKSWVSEHLAAAISGDSKLLIQGTAGTSEEAIRYGWNYAKLLADGPSMGALVASPLMRAMEDGKVARVEELTRIPADVQDTLITILSEKTLPIPELGEEVQANKGFSVIATANDRDKGVNDLSSALKRRFNTVVLPLPKTVEEEIEIVKKRVESLGKALELPAEPPALEEIRRIVTVFRELRSGITEDGKTKIKSPTSTLSTAEAISVVNSGMALAAHFGDGSLSASDVASGIIGAVIKDPVQDKVVWKEYLETVVKERDDWKDLYRACREVS from the coding sequence ATGGCTGAAAAAAATAAAACCGCAGAGGCACAGAGTACGCAGAGTAAGAAAGAAAAGGTAAGCAAAGAAACAAGTTTGCTTAGGGAACATGCCGAACATCAGTTTGCCCAAGAGTTAGAAGAATTAGGAAAAGTTGATAAGCGTCAACGCCCGCCAAATTGGAAATTATCACCTTGGGCTGTAATGACTTATTTGATGGGTGGGAAGCTCGATAGCGGTTTTGAAGTGTCGCCAAAATATATCGGCGATCGCAGAGTTATAGAGATTGCGATCGCGACTTTGACAACTGACAGGGGTTTGCTGTTAATTGGTGTTCCCGGTACTGCAAAATCATGGGTTTCCGAACATTTAGCCGCAGCGATTTCGGGAGATTCTAAGTTATTAATTCAAGGTACTGCGGGCACCAGTGAGGAAGCAATTCGCTATGGTTGGAATTACGCGAAATTACTGGCTGATGGTCCCTCGATGGGAGCATTGGTAGCAAGCCCATTGATGCGAGCGATGGAAGATGGAAAGGTGGCAAGGGTAGAAGAATTAACCCGCATCCCGGCAGACGTACAAGATACATTAATTACCATTTTATCCGAGAAAACACTGCCAATTCCCGAATTAGGGGAAGAAGTACAGGCTAATAAAGGTTTTAGCGTCATTGCCACAGCTAACGATAGAGATAAAGGAGTAAACGATTTATCCAGCGCTTTGAAAAGACGTTTTAATACAGTAGTTTTACCATTACCAAAGACAGTAGAAGAAGAAATCGAAATTGTTAAAAAGCGGGTAGAAAGTTTAGGAAAAGCATTAGAATTACCAGCAGAGCCGCCAGCTTTAGAAGAAATAAGAAGGATTGTTACGGTATTTCGGGAATTACGAAGTGGAATTACAGAAGATGGTAAAACTAAGATAAAATCTCCTACAAGTACATTAAGCACCGCAGAAGCAATATCGGTGGTTAATAGCGGAATGGCATTAGCAGCGCATTTCGGAGACGGCAGTTTAAGCGCTTCAGATGTTGCTTCGGGAATAATTGGAGCAGTGATAAAAGATCCAGTGCAGGATAAAGTTGTGTGGAAAGAATATTTAGAAACTGTGGTGAAAGAAAGAGACGATTGGAAAGATTTGTATCGAGCTTGTAGGGAAGTGAGTTAG
- a CDS encoding DUF5691 domain-containing protein: MNIWQDLVKTAVVGTQRLELKITTQDNQLGEVLNHLDTKDKEGCLLSAAGTIYFYQKAGKFIAIDNNKTIETCDLDDLPYCSHASEQHLGIMLSGEYGAILPEWLKLLADTKKNVSPKYLPELLTLGSRQNNLRKYILPVLGKRGIWLATQNPEWNYVSSEDKEKIWKNGSLEARKNVLHELRQSEAETGLSQLQSIWTKERAQERASLLEVLEIGLSVEDEKFLEDALEDRSKLVRDVAARLLAQIPESKLVNRMVERVRPLLSLDRNGIEVVLPKKCTLEMTQDGIDESKYIPSLGEKASLLLQMLSFVPPSIWSNDWQKTPDELIKIVENSKWEKVFLEAWITATIRSKDTVWAEALLKACPKLSKNLTNSDGSIKYLFKVIPESQIQSLILEVLQQHPDNIFSSANPAFILLVNTPYIWDEQISQTAISSIKSCIESNNKVNNWQLSSALATFSSKISPSVYSQAVNYLNFAASENIHKTLIDAVDRFLTKLQFRYEMRQALLV, encoded by the coding sequence ATGAATATTTGGCAAGATTTAGTAAAAACGGCAGTTGTTGGTACTCAAAGACTGGAATTAAAAATTACGACACAAGATAATCAACTGGGTGAAGTTTTAAATCATCTTGATACTAAGGATAAGGAAGGTTGTTTGCTTAGTGCGGCTGGAACAATTTATTTTTATCAAAAAGCTGGTAAATTCATTGCGATTGATAATAACAAAACCATAGAAACTTGCGATTTAGATGATTTACCATATTGCAGTCATGCTTCAGAACAACATTTAGGAATAATGTTAAGTGGAGAATACGGTGCAATTTTGCCGGAGTGGTTAAAATTATTGGCAGATACCAAAAAAAATGTTTCTCCTAAATATTTACCAGAATTATTGACGTTAGGAAGCAGACAGAATAATTTACGAAAATATATCTTACCAGTTCTGGGTAAACGGGGAATATGGTTGGCAACGCAAAATCCAGAATGGAACTATGTAAGTAGTGAAGATAAAGAGAAAATTTGGAAAAACGGTAGTTTGGAAGCTAGAAAAAATGTATTGCATGAATTGCGTCAATCCGAAGCAGAAACAGGGCTATCCCAGTTGCAAAGTATTTGGACTAAGGAAAGAGCGCAAGAAAGAGCAAGTCTACTAGAAGTATTAGAAATTGGTTTGAGCGTTGAGGATGAGAAGTTTTTAGAGGATGCTCTTGAAGATAGAAGTAAGTTAGTGCGAGATGTGGCAGCGCGATTGCTCGCACAAATCCCAGAATCAAAGCTTGTAAACAGAATGGTAGAAAGAGTGCGTCCTTTATTAAGTTTGGATAGAAACGGAATAGAGGTGGTATTACCAAAAAAATGTACTTTGGAAATGACTCAAGACGGTATAGATGAATCAAAATATATACCTTCGTTAGGAGAGAAAGCAAGTTTACTATTACAAATGCTTAGTTTTGTACCGCCAAGTATATGGAGTAATGATTGGCAAAAGACTCCTGACGAATTAATAAAAATTGTCGAAAATAGTAAATGGGAAAAAGTATTTTTAGAAGCTTGGATAACGGCTACGATTAGAAGTAAAGATACGGTATGGGCTGAAGCTTTACTCAAAGCCTGTCCAAAATTATCTAAAAATTTGACTAACAGTGACGGCTCGATTAAATATTTATTTAAAGTAATTCCTGAATCTCAAATTCAAAGTTTGATTTTAGAGGTTTTGCAGCAGCATCCTGATAATATTTTTAGTTCCGCGAATCCAGCTTTTATATTATTGGTTAACACTCCTTACATCTGGGATGAGCAAATTAGTCAAACTGCAATATCAAGTATTAAAAGCTGCATTGAAAGCAATAATAAAGTTAATAATTGGCAGTTGAGTTCAGCTTTAGCAACTTTTTCCTCAAAAATATCACCTTCGGTTTATAGTCAAGCTGTTAACTATTTGAATTTTGCAGCATCTGAAAATATTCATAAAACTCTAATTGATGCGGTTGATAGATTTTTAACCAAATTGCAGTTTAGATATGAGATGAGACAAGCACTATTAGTGTAG